A window of the Hordeum vulgare subsp. vulgare chromosome 5H, MorexV3_pseudomolecules_assembly, whole genome shotgun sequence genome harbors these coding sequences:
- the LOC123396439 gene encoding wall-associated receptor kinase 2-like, giving the protein MKEAFILLMLITFKVVALSATTSGISIALPGCPDKCGNVSIPYPFGIGNGCAAANLNSYFTVTCNSTFQPPRPMIGNPSGLSEIIDISLERGEMRVYGPVSYNCFASNTTIVDNYTSGFNLVGTPFIPSTNRNRFMVIGCNTMGIIGGYLHSNPDLYVAGCYSYCQGINSTSNGAPCTGKGCCETTITPNLTDFAALLIINQSSVWTFNPCFYAMLAEVGWYSFRQQDLVGRLGFINERAKRGVPVIADWAIRNGSCPMDGATAPMGYACVSSNSYCVGATNGPGYMCNCSEGYEGNPYLPRGCQDIDECKLHKQNSKYTELYPCRNGVCRNIPGGYVCKCGIGKKSDGNNSGCRPVLTQAEQVVIGLSASSVMMIALACMLAMKWQRRKHRKEKDEYFKQNGGLKLYDEMRSRQVDTFHILTEKEVKKATENYSNDRVLGCGGHGMVYRGTLHDDKEVAIKKSKVINDDCREEFVNEIIILSQINHRNIVRLLGCCLEVDVPMLVYEFISNGTLFEFLHSNDRKSIIPLDLRLKIATQSAEALAYIHSSTSRTILHGDVKSLNILLDDEYNAKVADFGASALKPIDKDDFIMFIQGTLGYLDPESFVSHHLTDRSDVYSFGVVLLELLTRKKAIFIDNLNEQKALSHAFIVTFHQKKLRDILDDDIIEDEVTVVLEKLAELVMHCLNPRGDERPTMKEVAERLQMLRRIQMQQVTTPIPMRTQYPDGESSIPIASDEMKYQSTNTAKLVLDVDLAR; this is encoded by the exons ATGAAAGAAGCATTCATCCTCCTGATGCTCATCACCTTCAAAGTGGTGGCACTATCTGCAACCACTTCCGGGATCTCCATAGCGTTGCCAGGGTGCCCTGACAAGTGTGGCAACGTGTCAATCCCATACCCCTTTGGCATCGGCAATGGCTGCGCCGCAGCTAACTTGAACAGCTACTTCACCGTCACCTGTAACAGCACCTTCCAACCCCCACGACCAATGATTGGTAACCCTTCAGGGTTATCAGAGATCATTGACATCTCCCTGGAGCGTGGTGAGATGCGTGTTTACGGCCCCGTCAGCTACAACTGCTTCGCGTCGAACACCACAATCGTGGACAACTACACCAGCGGCTTCAACTTGGTGGGTACGCCGTTCATCCCCTCGACCAACCGCAACCGCTTCATGGTCATCGGCTGCAACACCATGGGTATCATTGGTGGCTACTTGCACAGCAACCCAGACCTGTACGTGGCAGGCTGCTACTCCTACTGCCAGGGCATCAACAGCACGTCAAACGGTGCCCCGTGCACTGGGAAGGGCTGCTGCGAAACCACCATCACCCCAAACCTCACCGACTTCGCGGCACTCTTGATCATCAACCAGAGCAGTGTATGGACATTCAACCCATGCTTCTATGCTATGCTTGCAGAGGTTGGATGGTACAGCTTCAGGCAGCAGGACCTTGTCGGGCGTCTAGGGTTCATCAACGAGAGAGCCAAGAGAGGTGTCCCTGTTATTGCTGACTGGGCCATCAGAAATGGCTCCTGTCCAATGGATGGAGCAACGGCGCCAATGGGTTATGCATGTGTCAGTTCAAACAGCTATTGTGTGGGTGCAACCAATGGCCCAGGGTACATGTGCAACTGTTCTGAAGGATACGAGGGCAATCCTTATCTACCCAGAGGATGTCAAG ACATAGACGAGTGCAAGCTGCATAAGCAAAACTCCAAGTATACAGAATTATATCCATGCAGAAACGGGGTATGTCGCAACATACCAGGAGGTTATGTATGCAAATGTGGGATAGGAAAAAAATCAGATGGCAACAATTCTGGATGTCGGCCTGTGCTAACTCAAGCTGAACAGGTGGTTATAG GCCTCAGTGCTTCCTCAGTTATGATGATAGCATTAGCATGCATGTTGGCTATGAAATGGCAAAGAAGAAAGCAcaggaaggagaaggatgagtatTTTAAACAAAATGGAGGACTGAAGTTATATGATGAGATGAGGTCAAGGCAAGTGGACACCTTTCATATACTTACAGAGAAAGAGGTCAAGAAAGCCACAGAAAATTACAGCAACGATCGAGTTCTTGGCTGTGGGGGTCATGGAATGGTTTATAGAGGAACTTTACATGATGACAAAGAAGTTGCCATAAAGAAGTCCAAAGTAATCAACGACGACTGCAGAGAAGAATTCGTAAATGAGATAATAATACTGTCACAGATTAACCATAGGAACATCGTGAGGTTACTCGGTTGCTGCTTGGAGGTAGATGTGCCGATGTTGGTGTATGAGTTCATATCAAATGGTACCCTCTTTGAGTTCCTTCATAGCAATGATCGTAAATCAATAATCCCCTTGGATCTTCGACTGAAGATTGCTACACAATCAGCAGAGGCCCTTGCTTACATCCATTCATCAACTTCTCGCACAATTCTGCATGGGGATGTCAAATCACTCAATATACTTTTGGATGATGAATACAATGCAAAAGTTGCAGATTTTGGAGCATCGGCACTGAAGCCCATAGATAAAGATGATTTCATTATGTTTATCCAAGGAACTCTTGGGTACCTTGACCCTGAGTCTTTTGTCAGTCATCACCTTACTGACAGAAGTGATGTCTACAGTTTTGGGGTTGTTCTTCTAGAGTTACTAACAAGAAAGAAGGCTATATTCATTGATAATCTTAATGAACAGAAAGCGCTATCGCATGCCTTCATCGTGACATTTCACCAGAAGAAGCTCCGCGATATATTGGATGATGATATAATAGAAGATGAAGTTACAGTGGTGCTCGAGAAACTAGCTGAACTCgtcatgcattgtttgaacccaaGAGGAGATGAGAGGCCGACAATGAAGGAAGTAGCAGAGCGTTTGCAAATGTTGAGGAGAATCCAGATGCAGCAAGTTACCACACCAATTCCTATGAGGACACAATACCCTGATGGAGAATCATCAATTCCTATAGCTTCTGATGAAATGAAATACCAGAGCACGAACACAGCCAAATTGGTCTTAGATGTAGATCTTGCAAGATGA
- the LOC123396437 gene encoding 2-methyl-6-phytyl-1,4-hydroquinone methyltransferase 2, chloroplastic-like, with protein sequence MAMASAHAPSGAGSLAIRPRGPAGLGYLGLGPSRPALRPVALARRAAPSPLLRCAAAASSPPAAGGARPASAPRFIQHKKEAFWFYRFLSIVYDHVINPGHWTEDMRDDALEPADLYSPKLKVVDVGGGTGFTTLGIVRHVDPANVTLLDQSPHQLDKARQKEALKGVHIMEGDAEDLPFPTDTFDRYVSAGSIEYWPDPQRGIKEAYRVLRLGGKACLIGPVHPTFWLSRFFADMWMLFPTEEEYIDWFTKAGFKDVQLKRIGPKWYRGVRRHGLIMGCSVTGVKKESGDSPLQLGPKAEDVSKPVNPITFFFRFLMGTICAAYYVLVPIYMWIKDQIVPKGMPI encoded by the exons ATGGCGATGGCCTCCGCGCACGCGCCGAGCGGCGCCGGGAGCCTGGCGATTCGGCCGCGCGGGCCGGCCGGGCTGGGCTACCTCGGCCTAGGCCCCTCCAGGCCGGCCCTCCGCCCCGTCGCCCTCGCGAGGCGCGCCGCGCCGTCCCCGCTGCTGCGGTGCGCCGCGGCGGCCTCCTCGCCCCCGGCCGCGGGCGGGGCGCGGCCCGCGTCGGCGCCGCGCTTCATCCAGCACAAGAAGGAGGCCTTCTGGTTCTACCGCTTCCTCTCCATCGTCTACGACCACGTCATCAACCCGGGCCACTGGACCGAGGACATGCGCGACGACGCGCTCGAGCCCGCCGACCTCTACAGCCCCAAGCTCAAGGTCGTCGACGTCGGCGGCGGCACGGGATTCACCACGCTCGGCATCGTCAGGCACGTCGACCCCGCCAACGTCACCCTGCTCGACCAGTCCCCCCACCAGCTCGACAAGGCCAGGCAGAAGGAGGCCCTCAAGGGGGTCCACATCATGGAGGGCGACGCCGAGGACCTCCCCTTCCCCACCGACACCTTCGACCGATACGTCTCCGCCGGCAG CATCGAGTACTGGCCTGACCCGCAGCGAGGAATCAAGGAGGCCTACAGGGTCCTGAGGCTCGGCGGGAAAGCTTGCTTGATCGGCCCTGTGCACCCAACATTTTGGCTGTCTCGCTTTTTCGCCGATATGTGGATGCTGTTCCCCACTGAAGAGGAGTATATCGATTGGTTCACAAAGGCAGGGTTCAAGGATGTTCAGCTCAAGAGGATTGGACCAAAGTGGTACCGTGGTGTCCGTAGGCATGGCCTCATCATGGGGTGCTCCGTGACTGGTGTCAAGAAAGAAAGTGGGGACTCCCCTTTACAG CTTGGTCCGAAGGCTGAAGATGTTAGCAAGCCTGTGAATCCTATCACTTTTTTCTTCCGCTTCCTCATGGGAACGATATGTGCTGCGTACTATGTTCTGGTGCCTATTTACATGTGGATAAAGGACCAGATTGTGCCCAAAGGCATGCCGATCTAA
- the LOC123396436 gene encoding wall-associated receptor kinase 5-like → MHLTLQQQIPVLVVMLYLKLIVVVLVMALAKPAGGAMSLALPGCPDKCGDVPIPYPFGIGAQCAAVSLSSFFNLDCKNTSNLPRPTVGGPVDVAVSVADISLERGEMRVLIPVSYICFTSSATLSASNNNTVGFNLEDTPFLPSPGRNRFMVIGCNTLGLVGGFRGGASQYLAGCYSYCDGAGGASDDGAPCTGTGCCEASIPTNLTAFNVVFPINSSSVWGFNPCFYAMVAEVGWYRFQRRDLTGELGFINNRAKDGAPAIVNWAVRNGSCLEQRNYACASANSYCEGASNGPGYLCHCSPGYEGSAYLNNGCQDIDECMLREQDPKYKELYPCRNGVCLNTPGGYDCKCKKRTKSDGTKFGCRPLYSRDEQLLIGLSVSAVVIISSACFLAMQLLRKKHRKEKDEYFKQNGGLMLYDEMRSRQVDTVRILTEKEIKIATDNYNEDRVLGCGGHGMVYKGTLDDLREVAIKKSKVIDDDCRDEFVNEIIILSQINHRNIVRLLGCCLDMDVPVLVYEFVSNGTLYEFLHGSADHNLLPIPLDLRLKIATQSAEALAYLHSSTSRTILHGDVKSANILLDDQRHAKVADFGASALKSMDESEFIMLVQGTLGYLDPESFMSHVLTDKSDVYSFGVVLLELMTRKRALYADNSSKEKRSLSHTFLLMFHQNMHLTMLDSEIAEDATAMVVAEKVAALAVHCLSTRGDDRPTMKEIAERLQVLCRIQMHQAGDGDNDGDFYGGSPLPVVLPSGEVTDGSSET, encoded by the exons ATGCATCTAACCTTGCAGCAGCAAATACCAGTTCTGGTTGTAATGCTCTACCTGAAACTAATTGTAGTCGTCCTGGTGATGGCATTGGCAAAACCTGCGGGTGGTGCCATGTCCCTGGCGCTTCCAGGCTGCCCTGACAAGTGCGGTGATGTGCCCATCCCTTACCCCTTTGGCATCGGCGCACAATGTGCCGCGGTCAGCCTCAGCAGCTTCTTCAATCTCGACTGCAAAAACACCTCCAACCTGCCGCGGCCGACGGTTGGTGGGCCAGTCGATGTGGCCGTCAGTGTTGCTGATATTTCGCTGGAGCGCGGCGAGATGAGGGTGCTTATCCCTGTTAGCTACATCTGCTTCACATCAAGTGCAACCTTATCGGCAAGCAATAACAACACCGTGGGGTTCAATCTGGAGGACACGCCGTTCCTCCCATCCCCTGGGCGCAACCGCTTTATGGTCATTGGCTGCAATACCCTGGGTCTCGTTGGTGGTTTCCGAGGAGGCGCGAGCCAGTACCTCGCTGGCTGCTACTCCTACTGCGATGGTGCCGGTGGTGCGTCAGACGATGGAGCACCATGCACTGGGACGGGCTGCTGTGAGGCATCCATCCCGACCAACCTCACCGCCTTCAATGTGGTGTTTCCGATTAACAGTAGCAGCGTGTGGGGATTCAATCCATGCTTCTATGCCATGGTCGCCGAGGTCGGATGGTACAGGTTCCAGCGCCGTGACCTCACTGGCGAGCTTGGGTTCATCAACAACAGGGCAAAGGATGGTGCACCTGCCATCGTGAACTGGGCGGTTAGGAACGGATCATGCCTGGAGCAAAGAAACTACGCATGTGCCAGTGCAAACAGTTATTGCGAGGGTGCGAGCAATGGACCTGGATACTTGTGCCATTGCTCCCCTGGTTACGAGGGTAGCGCCTACCTCAACAACGGTTGTCAAG ATATAGATGAATGCATGCTGCGGGAGCAGGACCCCAAATACAAAGAGTTGTATCCTTGCAGGAACGGAGTCTGTCTTAACACTCCAGGAGGCTATGATTGTAAATGCAAGAAAAGAACCAAGTCTGATGGCACAAAATTCGGATGTCGACCTCTGTACTCTCGAGATGAACAGCTATTAATAG GCCTGAGCGTTTCTGCCGTTGTGATAATATCCTCGGCATGCTTTTTGGCTATGCAATTACTAAGGAAAAAGCACAGGAAGGAGAAAGACGAGTATTTCAAACAAAATGGAGGGCTCATGTTATATGATGAGATGAGGTCAAGGCAGGTCGATACTGTACGCATACTCACTGAAAAGGAGATCAAGATAGCCACTGACAACTACAACGAAGATCGAGTTCTTGGATGCGGCGGCCATggaatggtctacaagggtactttGGATGACCTCAGAGAGGTTGCTATAAAGAAGTCCAAAGTGATCGATGATGATTGCAGGGATGAGTTTGTAAATGAGATCATAATCTTGTCACAGATCAACCACCGGAACATCGTGAGGTTACTTGGGTGTTGCCTGGATATGGATGTCCCGGTGCTGGTATATGAGTTCGTCTCCAACGGGACACTGTATGAGTTTCTTCACGGCAGTGCTGATCACAATCTGTTACCAATTCCACTGGACCTTCGCCTGAAGATTGCAACacaatcagccgaagctcttgctTACCTGCACTCGTCGACATCTCGCACAATTTTACACGGGGATGTCAAATCCGCGAACATTCTGCTCGATGATCAGCGCCACGCCAAGGTTGCAGACTTCGGAGCATCGGCCCTCAAGTCCATGGACGAAAGCGAGTTCATCATGCTCGTCCAGGGAACCCTTGGCTACCTCGACCCCGAGAGCTTCATGAGCCATGTCCTCACCGACAAGAGCGATGTCTACAGCTTCGGGGTTGTTCTCCTCGAGCTGATGACGAGGAAGAGGGCTCTGTATGCCGATAACTCCTCCAAAGAGAAGAGATCTTTGTCCCACACTTTTCTCCTGATGTTCCACCAGAACATGCACTTGACGATGCTGGACTCCGAGATTGCAGAGGATGCTACCGCTATGGTGGTTGCCGAGAAGGTTGCAGCCCTCGCTGTGCACTGCCTGAGCACGAGAGGAGACGACAGGCCAACAATGAAGGAAATTGCGGAGCGGCTGCAGGTGCTGTGCAGGATCCAGATGCATCAGGCCGGTGATGGTGACAACGATGGtgacttctatggaggatccccgTTGCCGGTGGTTCTTCCTTCGGGCGAGGTGACAGACGGGAGCTCGGAGACGTGA